Genomic DNA from Peribacillus sp. FSL H8-0477:
ATTATATCCCCCTAGGCGTAGTCACAAGAACCTCTATTTTAGCTAATATTGGGCCGAAAATTCCTGTTGAAATGTCTCTAATAGGTCACGTTGAAATGGACTATGAATTTAAATCTACAAGTGCCGGGATTAATAATACGTATTTAGAATTATTTGCTCGTGTAGGTGTTCATATGGAGGTTGTTATTCCAACCTTCAAAAAAGAAACACCAGTTGAACAGGTCATTAACCTTGGAGGACGATATATTCCCGGCAGGGTTCCTAATTTTTATGGAACAGATCGAAGTCTCATAACGGCTCCCGGAGTAGATTCAGGGAAAAAATAAAAAGAGAAACGGGTACATACCCCGTTTCTCTTTTCAGACTTAGACAAACTCGGGTGAAAACCTTAGTTTGTCTATTTTTATGGTTTGTATAACCTGAACAATGATTTCCACTCCAGGCACTCGCTTTCCGCGGGCGGTCGGGAAGCCTCCTCGGCTTTCGCCTGCGGGGTCTCCCCTAGACACGCTACCCGCCAGGAGTCTCGTACCTTCCGTTCCAATCAACTTTGTTTTACCTTTGATCCTCGAGTCACTTTTTTTGAAAATAGAAGGATTAAAACTTAGGTGATGAGGATGCTTTCTAAACAAGATTCTATTCAGCGAGACTCCTTTGAAATGTTATATTACATCAACTGGTTCCATCTAACCATTTGGTTCGCAAAATGAAGGCCGTCATTGACTTCACTTTCATTTTTATGGCATGGTGAAAGATATGTATTCAGAGGTAGACGCTGAAGTATTTCTATAGGGTATCGGAATTTTTTAATTCCAATCTCCTTTTGTCTACAAACTAAAAAGAGAAACGGGTACCCCGTTTCTCTTTTACCTTTTAATCAACATGACATTTTTTTATGACTAAATAATCATGTTTGAGCAAATCTAGTTCATACCCTTTTTCCAAAACGTTTCCCTGCTCTTCAATAATCTCAAGAATCGGTCGTTCTCCCATCCCCGTGTTTTGTTTGGAAACAATCCCTTTTCGGCCATCATTTAGTTCGACAACTAGTCCAACAGGGTAAAGGGCAACCGACCGTCTAAATGCTTCAATAATCTTTACATCAAATTGCGTACCTGCACCCGAATATAGAATATCTAATGCTTCATGAGGAAGCAAAGCATTACGATACACTCGATTAGATGTCACTGCATCAAAAACATCTGCTACAGCTATAATTTTTCCATAAAAGTGAATATCCTCGCCGTTTAATCCTCTTGGATAGCCTGTCCCATCAAGTCTCTCATGATGTTGGTAGGCACAATGAGCTACAAGCAAAGGTATGGTATGTACTCCCCGCAATAATTGAAATCCAATCTCGGAATGTTTCTTCATGGTTTCGAATTCATCTTCCGTCAGGCGGTCTGGTTTTAAAATAATTTCAGTTGGAATCATCATTTTACCAACATCATGCATGATCGCACCTAAACCGAGAATTTCCATTTGCTTCTGATTTAATTTAAGGTCAAGTCCCATAGCTATAGAATATAAGGCTACGTTAAGCGAATGAGTAAAAATGTAATGATCATAGGCATACACGTCAGTTAACAGGGACAGTAATTCTTTATTATTATTCACTTCGGACAATATAGAGCGAACAAGATCAGTAAACTTCTTGCTTGCTTTTTCTAAAACAAAGGAATCACTAATCTTTTGATTCTTATTAAGTTGACTAAACGTTTCTTGAATAGTCAACACAGCTTGATTTCTTGTTTTATCTGGAAGAGAGGGATTCGGTTTAATATGTAATGTCCGTCCATCCTCAATATATACAAAAGGGATATCTAATTCGATGAGCCGCTTAATCATATTATTCGTCAACAATACACCGGAGCTAATTAAAACGATTCCTCTTTCATTGAATATCGTTTTACCTAGTTTCATACCCGAGGTCAGTGATTGCGTCTTTAATAGCCTCATAATTCATACTCCTATTGCTTCTTATATCCAACCTAAAGTCAGAAGCTATTCACTGTTTTTTAATCTGTCTCTATCCTATTTATCGGACATATCTGCCCAATTCTAAAGCTTCGATACTACATCCGTTATTTTAGTATACGATACAGACAAAATGAATAGCTATACAAACTGGATAAAAATACAATATTATTAGATAATTTTACTTAAAGACGTATTTTTCAACTAATCGTGCATTTTTAATAAGGCTTCTCGTCCAGTCATCCCTTTAGTAATCCCTAAGTTTTCTGCTTCAGTCGTTACCGCTTCAAGCGGTGCCTCAAGCAAGTCATCAATTGAAGTAACACCGACTGCCCTGCCTGCAATAATTTTTCGATGATTCAATTTAGTATTCAACTGGTGAACATCTAGTGCACCGCACATAATATAACCATTAGTAGAAGTGATCATTATCAGTGTTGTCTTTGGGAGATAGATGGTTATTCCAACAAATGTACTCTCTTCAATCGTTAGTGGCCTATAATCAATCATAAATATCCGCTCCTTTCCTACCCATACTGTATGTAGGAAAGGAGCTTTAAGTGCCCAGATTAATGTGTTTTAAGTTTCCATGCCAAGATATCCCTTAAAAACTCTGGCATTAAGTATTCCTTATGTTGAGATCGTTGAAGATGCGGAAAGAAATATCCAAAGGTAAACATGTCAGGAAGGACAAGTCTATACTGCTTCTCTGGATTCAGCTTTTCTCCATCAATTAAAATATACTTGACCAGTTTATTGTTCGTTGTAATAAAGCCAATCCTATCGTACACCATGTTTCCCATGATTTTTCCTCTAAAACCAAAACCCTTTACCGGCATATGGGGCCATTCCGGATTTAAGGATTGCATGATAATTTCTTTTAACTGGCTTCCGCTTAATGTCACTACACAAGGATTAATCGGATGTGGAAGGATTCGGTGTAGATCCGCCTTTGTCACCTTCCCCTTTGGCAATCCTTCTAAAAGCAGGCCAGCGTTTAAAAACGCACAGTCTGCAGAACTCCATTCCCTTAATGCCTGGCATAATATCTCTGGTAAGATTGAAGGTTTAAACCATTGGGTTTCTAAAGCTTCTGTCAAGGTCACTACGACATCTTTAAGTGCCTGGCTGCCAACATCATGGAGAGATTGTTCCCAATCGGATTCGCCCTCTATCTCATTAAATTCATTGGTGTCATATAACCAGGCCTTTTTATCGATAACATCTCCGATTTCATTTACAGTCAACTCCACCTGGCCCACATAAAATCCGTACTTTCCTGCCCCGCAGAGCAGAGATTGATTAACCACTTTTCCTTGGTGCAAGATATGGTGTGTATGTGCACCAAGAATTACATCTACCTCTGGAAAGTCCGCAGCAATTCTTTCATCATCATGTATTCCTAAGTGCGAAAGCAATACTATTATGTCTGCTTTCGATTTTAGAGCGCCTAATTGTTGTTCTAATTCTATAAAAGGCTCACTGACTTTCCATCCAAGTGCTGAATATAACTTTTGGAAATTTGCGGTTAGACCGAGCATGGCAATTCTTGTTCCGCTGGTTGTTGTATGTATTTCATAGGGCAATGCCCATTTAGGACGTTCTCCATTTTTTTGATAGATATTCGCAGCCAATACTTTAAAATCTGCCTTTTCGTAAAGAGAATCTAAATCGTCATATGTCATCGTAATACCTTCATTGTTTCCAATCGTCACA
This window encodes:
- a CDS encoding bifunctional metallophosphatase/5'-nucleotidase, with protein sequence MSEAIHIYHTNDLHSHFEKWPRIEAFLRSRKQLHAETGEECLILDIGDHVDRWHPYTEGTQGKGNIKLLNEAGYQYVTIGNNEGITMTYDDLDSLYEKADFKVLAANIYQKNGERPKWALPYEIHTTTSGTRIAMLGLTANFQKLYSALGWKVSEPFIELEQQLGALKSKADIIVLLSHLGIHDDERIAADFPEVDVILGAHTHHILHQGKVVNQSLLCGAGKYGFYVGQVELTVNEIGDVIDKKAWLYDTNEFNEIEGESDWEQSLHDVGSQALKDVVVTLTEALETQWFKPSILPEILCQALREWSSADCAFLNAGLLLEGLPKGKVTKADLHRILPHPINPCVVTLSGSQLKEIIMQSLNPEWPHMPVKGFGFRGKIMGNMVYDRIGFITTNNKLVKYILIDGEKLNPEKQYRLVLPDMFTFGYFFPHLQRSQHKEYLMPEFLRDILAWKLKTH
- a CDS encoding HD-GYP domain-containing protein produces the protein MRLLKTQSLTSGMKLGKTIFNERGIVLISSGVLLTNNMIKRLIELDIPFVYIEDGRTLHIKPNPSLPDKTRNQAVLTIQETFSQLNKNQKISDSFVLEKASKKFTDLVRSILSEVNNNKELLSLLTDVYAYDHYIFTHSLNVALYSIAMGLDLKLNQKQMEILGLGAIMHDVGKMMIPTEIILKPDRLTEDEFETMKKHSEIGFQLLRGVHTIPLLVAHCAYQHHERLDGTGYPRGLNGEDIHFYGKIIAVADVFDAVTSNRVYRNALLPHEALDILYSGAGTQFDVKIIEAFRRSVALYPVGLVVELNDGRKGIVSKQNTGMGERPILEIIEEQGNVLEKGYELDLLKHDYLVIKKCHVD
- a CDS encoding YunC family protein, with the protein product MIDYRPLTIEESTFVGITIYLPKTTLIMITSTNGYIMCGALDVHQLNTKLNHRKIIAGRAVGVTSIDDLLEAPLEAVTTEAENLGITKGMTGREALLKMHD